In Bremerella alba, one genomic interval encodes:
- the flgL gene encoding flagellar hook-associated protein FlgL, translating into MTRIIPVPTGRTSDYLLSQRLTNQMSADQLDLLRLQTQLSTGRRVLSLSDDAPAAIRGVTLQSLLEQKTQIQTNLITSQSYLSATDVALANVQTTLNDVKGLAVQLSDSTFSDTELAAAGEQVERAIQQLMDLANQQFRGRYLFSGSNTTTKPFQTLDNGLIQYLGNTTGLQSFADIDLLFDTTVNGHEAFGAISQQVKGIGDLNPIVTGSTKLSDLREGKGIQQGSFQISDGLSPPVTIDITKANTLNDVVRLIESNPPAGRSVTARISDTGLVVDIDDAGGGNLTIRELGGSRVAAQLGILKTEGNLTNPIVGAYLNPRVTLTTKVENLLGTKSNAIIEYPGDNNDILIKANANGESLNGTKIQLIDDDLLKAGTGITRGNEIVTKGSDLLRPQATLNLNGADNDLLLTANSTDGSLDGARIVIDATNDIGDSAVIGPTTLVDGVPTITVQVDDSDETSLQTLMNAFATDGRFAVGKANTGEGLNLASVVTAANDGQAATATVTTQAIKARASLPLVGGGNDLTLIANQAGDLFNDVEIVIDASNDLGDAATASYSDNGTTRRLTIQIDDDNETTVQSIINAIAADGTFSVTKDNGKGEAFNLTASVNVASAGTIGNTGNTGGDIDTYFVQVSSGTTTANDLIRALNNNTDFSEEFTASIDPKDTTAEFLTASGTISTTVIGQTSGGSGTTFDSESGIQIQNGSVITTLDFIDVKTVEDLLNVFNGGGAGLVAEINSSGNGINVRSSVSGGDFSIGENGGQTATQLGLRSFTTETRLSDLNYGRGVTGTDGTDLTITRNDGVELQIELSSAKTVGDVLNLINNHPNNLDEPNTVTARLSEFGNGIELIDDNPPGFGRLTVSQGVLSHAGVDLGLIPAGQTEATVSDSPDASPATAIVQFAEPDNINNAFKLTANDPGTSYNNIQIEFINNSANGNEALVSFDPATQKLTIDVDPTLTSTNTVLAAIKAEGTFDAELYATEDVTNAGTGLVTQTGVLATTNGGSPVADSAAASADISFASPNHLNTAFSLVAKSPGTRMNDVQVVFEDSLSGGIPSAVFNSATKTLTVQIEAGVSTANQVIAAIDQQGDFDAQLNFTNDLTNSGSGIINVAGTVGTTTGGSPEVLQGRNVNPQETQGIFNSLLRLKDAIASKNVQEVSRIAGLLEDDIDRLSFTRGELGARDQHVDVLKARGEDEILELKTNLSLEIDVDIVQAITDMTAKQASFQASLQMTGQLYQLTLLDFI; encoded by the coding sequence ATGACACGCATTATTCCGGTACCTACAGGTCGAACGAGCGACTATCTTCTGTCGCAGCGTCTCACCAACCAAATGTCGGCCGATCAGCTCGACTTACTGCGACTTCAAACGCAGTTGAGCACCGGACGTCGTGTACTTTCCTTGAGCGATGACGCGCCAGCCGCGATACGTGGTGTCACACTGCAGTCGCTGTTGGAACAGAAGACGCAGATCCAAACGAACCTGATTACCAGCCAATCCTATCTTTCCGCCACGGACGTAGCACTAGCAAACGTCCAGACCACACTGAACGACGTAAAGGGATTGGCCGTTCAATTAAGCGATTCAACATTTTCAGATACAGAGCTCGCTGCAGCCGGAGAACAAGTCGAGCGTGCCATCCAACAACTAATGGACTTGGCCAACCAGCAGTTCCGCGGACGATATCTATTTTCCGGATCGAATACGACAACCAAGCCGTTTCAGACGCTTGATAATGGCCTGATTCAGTATCTGGGCAATACGACTGGACTGCAAAGCTTTGCCGACATCGACTTGCTCTTCGATACGACGGTAAACGGTCACGAAGCGTTTGGCGCTATCAGTCAACAGGTCAAAGGAATTGGCGACCTGAATCCGATTGTCACCGGCTCGACTAAGCTTTCTGATCTACGGGAAGGAAAGGGGATCCAACAAGGGAGCTTCCAAATTTCGGATGGGCTCTCGCCACCGGTTACCATCGATATCACCAAGGCGAACACACTCAATGACGTCGTTCGCCTGATAGAGTCGAATCCGCCTGCGGGTCGTAGTGTGACCGCCCGGATCAGTGATACAGGGCTTGTTGTCGATATCGATGATGCCGGAGGTGGCAACCTTACAATCCGCGAACTCGGTGGCAGTCGAGTCGCGGCGCAGTTGGGCATTCTCAAGACCGAAGGCAATCTGACCAACCCAATCGTCGGGGCATACCTGAACCCACGTGTCACGTTGACAACTAAAGTCGAAAACCTGCTGGGCACCAAATCAAACGCGATCATTGAATACCCTGGTGATAACAACGACATCCTCATTAAGGCCAATGCCAACGGCGAATCACTCAACGGAACCAAGATTCAGCTGATCGACGACGACTTATTGAAAGCAGGTACCGGTATTACCCGCGGCAATGAAATCGTAACCAAGGGTTCCGACTTGTTACGTCCCCAGGCTACCTTGAACCTAAACGGAGCCGACAACGACTTGCTGCTCACCGCCAATTCAACTGACGGCAGTCTGGACGGCGCGAGAATCGTAATCGATGCGACCAACGATATCGGAGATTCAGCCGTAATCGGCCCGACAACGCTTGTCGACGGTGTGCCTACGATTACGGTCCAGGTCGACGACAGTGACGAGACAAGCTTACAGACATTGATGAACGCCTTTGCTACCGACGGACGCTTTGCAGTCGGCAAGGCCAATACCGGCGAAGGCTTAAATCTTGCGAGTGTCGTGACCGCAGCCAACGATGGACAAGCTGCAACAGCCACCGTAACCACGCAGGCGATAAAGGCTAGAGCATCGCTTCCGCTTGTGGGGGGCGGCAACGACTTGACGCTCATTGCGAACCAAGCCGGTGATCTATTCAACGACGTTGAAATCGTGATCGATGCGTCCAACGATCTTGGTGATGCTGCAACGGCGAGCTACTCGGACAACGGAACGACGCGTCGATTGACGATTCAAATCGATGACGACAACGAAACGACCGTTCAATCGATTATCAACGCGATTGCTGCCGATGGAACCTTTTCCGTTACCAAGGACAATGGTAAAGGGGAGGCGTTCAACCTGACCGCTTCGGTGAATGTTGCCAGCGCCGGCACCATCGGCAATACAGGAAACACCGGTGGTGACATCGACACCTATTTTGTTCAGGTCTCTTCGGGAACGACGACTGCGAATGATCTTATACGGGCACTCAACAACAACACCGACTTCTCAGAAGAATTTACCGCTAGCATTGATCCGAAAGATACGACTGCTGAGTTCCTTACCGCAAGTGGCACAATAAGCACGACGGTAATCGGGCAAACTTCAGGTGGATCGGGAACAACCTTTGACAGCGAGTCTGGCATCCAAATTCAGAATGGATCAGTCATCACAACGCTTGATTTCATCGACGTAAAAACGGTTGAGGATCTGCTGAATGTTTTCAATGGAGGTGGTGCCGGCTTAGTCGCCGAGATCAATTCCAGCGGAAATGGAATCAATGTCCGCTCAAGCGTGAGTGGTGGAGATTTCTCCATTGGAGAAAATGGGGGACAAACAGCGACGCAGCTAGGCCTGCGAAGCTTTACGACAGAAACACGTCTTTCCGATCTCAACTACGGGCGCGGGGTAACCGGTACCGACGGCACCGACTTGACGATCACTCGCAACGACGGCGTAGAACTTCAGATCGAGCTCTCGTCCGCGAAAACCGTTGGGGACGTACTGAACTTGATCAACAATCATCCAAACAACTTGGATGAACCCAACACGGTGACGGCACGCCTTTCCGAGTTTGGTAACGGAATCGAATTGATCGATGACAATCCGCCTGGGTTTGGTCGTCTCACCGTCTCACAGGGCGTGCTGAGTCACGCAGGCGTTGACTTGGGGCTGATTCCTGCCGGCCAGACAGAAGCCACCGTCTCCGATTCGCCCGACGCTTCGCCAGCCACGGCAATCGTTCAATTCGCAGAACCAGACAACATCAACAATGCCTTCAAACTGACGGCCAATGACCCCGGCACCAGTTACAACAACATTCAGATCGAGTTCATCAACAATTCAGCCAACGGAAATGAAGCCCTCGTCTCCTTCGATCCCGCGACGCAAAAATTGACAATCGATGTCGATCCAACGCTGACTTCAACCAATACGGTGCTCGCTGCAATCAAAGCCGAGGGTACATTCGACGCAGAACTCTACGCGACCGAAGATGTTACCAACGCAGGTACCGGGCTCGTCACACAAACGGGTGTCCTTGCGACGACCAACGGTGGTTCTCCGGTGGCGGATTCGGCCGCAGCTTCCGCAGATATTTCATTCGCCTCGCCCAATCACCTCAATACCGCGTTTTCCCTAGTTGCCAAATCACCGGGAACGCGAATGAACGACGTCCAGGTTGTCTTCGAAGACTCGCTTTCTGGTGGTATTCCCAGCGCTGTCTTTAATTCAGCTACCAAGACGCTAACCGTTCAAATCGAAGCTGGCGTATCGACAGCCAACCAAGTGATAGCCGCGATCGACCAGCAAGGGGATTTCGATGCCCAGCTGAACTTCACAAACGATCTGACCAACTCAGGAAGCGGCATTATCAACGTGGCGGGGACTGTCGGAACTACCACAGGCGGAAGTCCGGAAGTGCTTCAAGGTCGCAATGTTAACCCACAGGAAACCCAGGGCATCTTCAATTCGCTCCTGCGATTGAAGGACGCCATCGCTTCCAAGAATGTCCAGGAAGTCTCGCGGATTGCCGGTCTGCTAGAAGATGATATTGATCGGCTTAGCTTTACCCGAGGCGAACTGGGTGCCCGAGATCAGCATGTGGATGTGCTGAAAGCTCGTGGAGAAGACGAGATCCTGGAATTGAAAACCAATCTTTCATTAGAAATTGACGTTGATATCGTCCAAGCCATTACAGATATGACCGCCAAACAGGCATCATTCCAGGCATCGCTGCAAATGACCGGCCAGCTCTACCAATTAACGTTGCTGGATTTTATCTAG
- the fliW gene encoding flagellar assembly protein FliW codes for MEFKTTRFGKLDIRQDEIITFPNGMIGFDDHTKWAILADESNESVGWLQSLEDPGLAFAVVSPRRYIPSYKVRISPEQASSLQIDAGMETFVLVIVSREDSLVTVNLRAPLLVNLSLQVGRQMITTDEQPLRHVIATETIPLRRSA; via the coding sequence ATGGAGTTTAAGACCACTCGCTTCGGCAAGCTCGACATCCGTCAAGATGAAATCATCACCTTCCCAAACGGCATGATCGGTTTCGACGATCATACGAAGTGGGCCATTCTGGCGGATGAATCCAACGAATCCGTTGGCTGGCTGCAGTCGCTCGAAGACCCAGGCCTCGCCTTCGCCGTCGTTAGTCCACGGCGATATATTCCGTCTTACAAAGTCAGAATTAGCCCGGAACAAGCCAGTTCTCTGCAAATCGATGCCGGCATGGAGACCTTTGTGCTTGTCATCGTAAGTCGCGAAGACAGCTTGGTTACCGTCAACCTCAGAGCTCCCCTCTTAGTAAATCTCTCGCTCCAGGTCGGGCGTCAGATGATTACCACTGACGAACAGCCGCTTCGGCATGTCATTGCGACTGAAACAATCCCTTTGCGTCGCAGTGCTTGA
- the csrA gene encoding carbon storage regulator CsrA: protein MLVLSRHRDESIMIGDNIVITIVDIRGDKVRLGIAAPQDIPVHRQEVYEAIKRENMQASGMQPEDTAMMKKGRK from the coding sequence ATGCTGGTACTCTCGAGGCACCGTGATGAAAGCATCATGATCGGTGACAATATTGTCATCACGATTGTCGATATTCGTGGTGATAAAGTTCGCCTTGGCATCGCTGCCCCTCAAGACATTCCTGTGCATCGCCAGGAAGTCTACGAGGCCATCAAACGCGAGAACATGCAGGCCTCTGGCATGCAGCCGGAAGACACGGCCATGATGAAGAAGGGCCGCAAATAG